A part of Periophthalmus magnuspinnatus isolate fPerMag1 chromosome 14, fPerMag1.2.pri, whole genome shotgun sequence genomic DNA contains:
- the arr3a gene encoding arrestin 3a, retinal (X-arrestin), with protein sequence MAPEAQLFVARVFKKTSKGGGLTLYLGKRDYVDHTTSVDKVDGVVKLDPAELGDRKVFCQLACAFRYGSDDLDVMGLCFRKDIWITHVQIYPQVSKPAQTPMHDTLMAKAGDNAYTFTFEIPNNLPCSVSLQPGPDDNGKACGVDFEVKAYLAKEQDNPDEKIDKKDTARLIIRKIQYAPSQIGAGPKADICKSFMMSDKPVHLEAALQKDLYFHGESIPIKIKINNESNKTVKKFKITVEQCTDIVLYSADKYTKVVYCQEFAETVDPSGTYENSLSITPLLSENKEKRGLALDGRLKDEDTNLASTTILKTNIEKDVLGILVSYKIKINLMVAGGGLLGGLTASDVTVELPLMLMHPKPEE encoded by the exons ATGGCGCCAGAGGCCCAG TTATTTGTTGCCAGGGTTTTCAAGAAGACAAGCAAGGGCGGAGGG CTTACCCTCTACCTGGGAAAGCGAGACTATGTGGATCACACAACGTCCGTGGACAAAGTCG ATGGAGTGGTGAAGCTGGACCCTGCAGAGCTTGGAGACAGAAAAG tctTCTGCCAGCTGGCGTGTGCCTTTCGTTACGGCAGCGATGACCTGGACGTGATGGGCCTGTGCTTCAGGAAGGACATCTGGATCACACACGTCCAGATCTACCCTCAGGTCTCCAAACCCGCCCAGACCCCCATGCACGACACCCTGATGGCCAAGGCTGGGGACAACGCCTACACCTTCACTTTTGAG ATTCCCAACAACCTGCCGTGCTCAGTGTCCCTGCAGCCCGGACCTGACGACAATggaaag GCCTGCGGTGTTGACTTTGAGGTTAAAGCCTACCTCGCCAAGGAACAGGACAACCCTGATGAGAAAATTGATAAAAA agaCACAGCTCGCCTCATCATTCGTAAAATCCAGTACGCTCCCTCTCAGATCGGCGCTGGGCCAAAAGCTGACATCTGCAAGAGCTTTATGATGTCTGACAAGCCTGTCCATCTAGAGGCCGCCCTACAGAAAGAT CTGTACTTCCACGGTGAAAGCATCccaattaaaatcaaaatcaacaaCGAGAGCAACAAAACTGTGAAGAAGTTCAAAATCACAG TGGAACAGTGCACAGACATCGTGCTGTACTCTGCCGACAAATACACCAAGGTCGTTTACTGCCAAGAGTTTGC agagaCAGTGGACCCTAGTGGGACTTACGAGAACTCCCTCTCCATTACACCATTACTCAGtgaaaacaaagagaagagaggccTGGCACTGGATGGACGGCTCAAAGATGAAGACACCAACCTTGCCTCCACCACAAT CCTGAAGACAAACATTGAGAAGGATGTGCTGGGAATCCTGGTCTCCTACAAGATCAAGATTAACCTGATGGTTGCTGGAGGAGG CCTGCTGGGAGGCCTTACTGCCAG TGACGTCACAGTTGAGCTGCCATTGATGCTTATGCACCCCAAGCCTGAGg AATAA